A single window of bacterium DNA harbors:
- a CDS encoding citryl-CoA lyase produces the protein MSDKTWDTKITDIAPNRILLRGYPIDNLMGRVSYPEAFFLTIMGELPKPSYARVLDAILVSSVDHGVTPPSASAAMTVASTGNPLNAAIAAGVLAISRFHGGAIEGCMNLLIDAVSRMRAAGASLEETAGDIVREYRDAGRRLPGFGHRYHTDDPRTRRLFEIAKQEGVSGQHLDMVVAIERALHEASGKRLAINVDGAIAAVLCEMGVNPALANAFFITSRLPGLVAHIYEEITTQKPMRHIVPDQARYTGPGQRRIEDPL, from the coding sequence TTGAGCGACAAGACTTGGGACACCAAGATAACCGATATCGCACCCAACCGGATACTGCTGAGAGGGTATCCGATAGATAACCTTATGGGTAGGGTCTCATATCCCGAGGCATTCTTCCTTACGATTATGGGAGAGCTCCCCAAGCCCTCTTACGCCAGGGTCTTGGATGCGATCCTCGTCTCGTCTGTTGATCATGGTGTTACCCCCCCCTCGGCGAGCGCCGCCATGACGGTCGCCTCGACCGGCAACCCTCTCAACGCTGCTATCGCGGCGGGGGTGCTTGCTATCTCGAGGTTCCATGGGGGTGCGATCGAGGGCTGTATGAACCTGCTGATCGACGCGGTCTCGCGAATGCGGGCGGCGGGGGCTAGCCTCGAGGAGACGGCGGGCGACATTGTCAGGGAATACAGGGACGCGGGAAGGCGCCTTCCCGGGTTCGGGCACCGATACCACACAGATGATCCCCGGACGAGACGGCTGTTCGAGATCGCTAAACAAGAGGGCGTGTCGGGGCAACACCTCGACATGGTGGTTGCTATCGAGCGGGCGTTGCACGAGGCGTCCGGGAAGCGCCTTGCGATCAACGTGGATGGTGCCATAGCTGCCGTTCTTTGTGAGATGGGCGTCAATCCCGCGCTCGCAAACGCCTTCTTCATCACCTCGAGACTCCCCGGCCTTGTGGCCCATATCTATGAGGAGATCACCACACAAAAGCCCATGCGCCACATTGTCCCGGACCAGGCCCGCTACACCGGCCCCGGGCAGCGGCGCATCGAGGACCCGTTATAG